One stretch of Candidatus Acidiferrales bacterium DNA includes these proteins:
- a CDS encoding 6-bladed beta-propeller, producing MLAALLPSSLRSQDASTTPRPMPAQPIEWVGEIRSAKDVTGKGSWFKRLLKAVIGLDDRQKNLLLPHGVCVDRQGRLLVADTKARVVHIFDAAKRRYGRLEGPRSEPLAAPIAVATDAEGRIYVSDAVHSRIFVFRRDGKFLRTVGGLGKQESIFKRATGLAVDSQRSRLYVVDTVAMYVVALTLDGKVLRRIGQPGGGPGEFNYPTHIAVDRDGSLWVTDSLNFRVQHLDEQGNFLAAFGRLGDGAGEFDKAKGIALDEHGQVYVVEGRNDRVQVFDSSGGLRFVFGVTGSGPGEFFLPTGITVDRENRIYVADSYNRRVQIFRYRAEGAPLTPSGASAPSGGH from the coding sequence ATGTTGGCCGCTTTACTGCCCAGTAGTTTACGCAGCCAGGACGCCAGCACCACACCTCGACCGATGCCCGCCCAGCCCATCGAATGGGTCGGAGAAATCCGCAGCGCGAAGGATGTCACCGGAAAAGGTTCCTGGTTCAAGCGGCTGCTGAAAGCAGTCATCGGCCTGGACGACCGGCAGAAAAACTTGCTGCTGCCGCATGGTGTGTGCGTCGACCGCCAGGGCAGGCTGCTAGTGGCTGACACCAAGGCCAGGGTCGTGCACATCTTTGACGCGGCCAAGCGGCGCTACGGGCGCCTGGAAGGGCCGCGTTCAGAACCGCTGGCTGCTCCGATCGCCGTGGCTACTGATGCCGAGGGTCGCATCTACGTTTCTGACGCGGTGCATTCGCGCATCTTTGTTTTCAGGCGGGACGGGAAGTTCCTTCGCACGGTGGGCGGATTGGGAAAGCAGGAAAGCATTTTCAAGCGCGCTACAGGACTTGCCGTGGATTCCCAGCGGAGTCGCCTGTACGTGGTGGACACGGTGGCAATGTACGTGGTAGCGCTGACGCTTGATGGCAAGGTGCTTCGCCGCATCGGCCAACCCGGCGGCGGCCCGGGTGAGTTCAACTATCCCACGCACATCGCCGTGGACCGAGATGGCTCGCTCTGGGTCACTGACTCGCTGAACTTCCGCGTGCAACATCTCGATGAGCAGGGAAATTTCCTTGCTGCCTTTGGTCGGCTCGGTGACGGAGCAGGCGAATTCGACAAAGCCAAGGGCATCGCGCTTGACGAGCACGGTCAGGTGTATGTAGTCGAAGGGCGAAACGACCGCGTGCAGGTGTTTGATTCCTCCGGCGGCCTTCGCTTCGTCTTCGGCGTTACGGGCAGTGGTCCCGGCGAATTCTTCCTGCCCACCGGCATCACGGTTGACCGCGAGAACCGCATTTACGTCGCGGATAGCTACAACCGCCGAGTGCAGATTTTCCGTTACCGGGCCGAGGGCGCCCCTCTGACCCCAAGCGGTGCGAGCGCTCCCTCGGGAGGGCACTGA
- a CDS encoding cytochrome c3 family protein, whose product MRRTRPRSEARLLALLLLVAWGSSLLAAQTGTKRAIVNSKHDFRASSTATLRSVSEDDACIFCHTPHNANPSAYLWNHTLSTTQPPTYRSSTLQANVAPMRPEDASKLCLSCHDGTIALGDTMSKGLIPFLQGSAYTLPATSPSNLAGQRGLTDDHPFAFNPLPGSEIRNPPGGDAVQLDRSGRLQCTTCHEPHQEYLDPTVGKFLVKANQASAICQTCHQKAGWANSSHRVPPDPLADQRYTIQQGAHTGYVGVSQNACESCHRPHAPQMEQRLVKFLEENTCYACHDGSVAERSRDVRGEFQGKLYKHPVNLTPSVHDAAESPSAASSPLPETSSGAPRHAECADCHNPHFANSTAAQPPRVNGAIQGTRGHSAAGTFLPLSTNQFEICFKCHADSANKPQLFDSSIIGIGYGRNPQRQFDVGNPNRFNTRMEFEFSLSYHPVTRPRNLTTGLGSEVPSLRPAPITPGGAPMANRTLTATSYIYCSDCHNNDTGRNLGSLTGPAGTHGSNLEHLLERENRLETPPVVPGERGSGADYSPTNYALCNKCHDIENSILRDQSFEKHKEHIRGGGGTACSTCHDPHASSASMLINFDRSIVAPSRSGRLEFRRTGFQQGTCYLRCHGKDHDPKSYGRDGDD is encoded by the coding sequence ATGCGACGCACCCGGCCGAGGTCAGAGGCGAGGTTGCTCGCCCTCCTGCTTCTGGTTGCCTGGGGCAGCAGCCTGCTTGCGGCTCAGACGGGCACCAAGCGCGCGATTGTGAATTCCAAGCATGACTTTCGCGCCAGCTCGACCGCCACTCTCCGTTCGGTTTCCGAAGACGATGCCTGCATCTTCTGCCACACGCCCCACAATGCCAACCCGAGCGCTTACTTGTGGAATCACACGCTCTCCACCACCCAGCCCCCTACCTACCGGAGCAGCACACTCCAGGCAAACGTTGCGCCTATGCGGCCGGAAGATGCTTCCAAACTTTGCCTGAGCTGTCACGACGGCACTATCGCTCTGGGCGACACGATGAGCAAAGGTCTAATTCCCTTCTTGCAGGGCAGCGCCTATACACTGCCCGCGACGTCGCCCTCAAACCTGGCGGGCCAGCGTGGTTTGACCGACGACCATCCCTTTGCCTTCAACCCTCTGCCTGGCAGCGAAATCCGCAATCCGCCAGGCGGCGACGCAGTGCAGCTCGACCGCAGCGGCCGCTTGCAATGCACCACTTGCCACGAACCGCACCAAGAGTATCTCGACCCGACCGTCGGGAAATTTTTGGTGAAGGCGAACCAAGCTTCAGCCATTTGCCAGACCTGCCACCAGAAAGCTGGCTGGGCGAACTCCTCGCACCGCGTTCCACCCGACCCGCTCGCCGACCAGCGCTATACCATCCAGCAAGGCGCCCACACAGGCTACGTCGGCGTCAGCCAGAATGCTTGCGAAAGCTGCCACCGCCCGCACGCACCCCAGATGGAACAACGCCTGGTGAAGTTCTTGGAGGAAAACACCTGCTACGCCTGCCACGACGGTTCGGTGGCAGAACGGAGTCGGGACGTTCGAGGAGAATTCCAGGGCAAGCTCTATAAGCATCCGGTGAACCTGACCCCTTCGGTACACGATGCGGCTGAAAGTCCGTCGGCCGCCTCATCGCCGCTCCCGGAGACGAGCTCCGGCGCGCCACGCCACGCTGAATGCGCCGATTGCCACAACCCCCACTTCGCAAACAGCACAGCCGCTCAACCCCCACGGGTGAACGGAGCGATCCAGGGGACGCGTGGCCACTCCGCCGCCGGAACCTTTCTCCCGCTGAGCACCAACCAGTTTGAAATCTGCTTCAAGTGCCACGCGGACAGTGCCAATAAGCCGCAGCTCTTCGATTCGAGCATCATTGGGATCGGCTACGGGCGCAATCCTCAGCGGCAGTTCGATGTCGGCAACCCAAATCGGTTCAACACCCGGATGGAGTTCGAATTCAGTTTGTCCTACCATCCCGTCACTCGTCCGCGCAATCTTACGACCGGTTTGGGTAGTGAAGTGCCCAGCTTGCGCCCGGCGCCGATTACGCCCGGTGGGGCGCCGATGGCCAATCGCACGCTCACGGCAACCAGCTATATCTACTGCAGCGATTGTCACAACAATGACACCGGCCGCAATTTGGGATCCCTCACTGGCCCCGCCGGCACCCACGGGTCTAACTTGGAGCACTTGCTCGAGCGCGAGAACCGGCTGGAGACGCCACCGGTCGTTCCCGGTGAGCGCGGTTCGGGCGCCGACTATTCGCCGACAAACTACGCCTTGTGCAACAAGTGCCACGATATCGAAAACAGCATTCTTCGTGACCAGAGCTTTGAGAAGCACAAGGAGCATATCCGCGGCGGAGGAGGCACCGCCTGTTCAACCTGCCATGACCCGCACGCCTCGTCAGCTTCCATGCTGATCAACTTCGATCGCAGCATTGTCGCGCCTAGTAGGAGCGGGAGGCTCGAATTTCGTCGCACCGGTTTCCAACAAGGCACGTGCTACCTGCGCTGCCATGGGAAGGATCACGATCCGAAGTCTTACGGGCGAGACGGCGATGATTAG